A section of the Quatrionicoccus australiensis genome encodes:
- a CDS encoding phosphoribosylaminoimidazolesuccinocarboxamide synthase: MTAPLFQSSITSLPLLSKGKVRDIYAVDADKLLIITTDRLSAFDVILPDPIPRKGEVLQAVANFWFEKLGHVVPNQLTGIDPESVVAENERDQVRGRAVVVKRLKPLPIEAVVRGYVIGSGWKDYQETGAICGIALPAGLKMAQKLPSPIFTPATKAEVGDHDENVSYEQAAANCDATLADALKGTGKTGAQLCAEARDAAIRLYEEAAVFAATRGIIIADTKFEFGIDAAGTLHLIDEALTPDSSRFWPADQYEEGKNPPSYDKQYVRDYLETLTWGKVAPGPTLPADVIAKTSAKYIEAYEKLTGKTL; encoded by the coding sequence GTGACCGCACCTCTCTTCCAGTCTTCCATCACCAGCCTGCCGCTGCTCTCCAAGGGCAAGGTCCGCGACATCTACGCGGTCGACGCCGACAAACTGCTGATTATCACCACCGACCGCCTGTCGGCCTTCGACGTCATCCTGCCGGACCCGATTCCGCGCAAGGGCGAAGTGCTGCAAGCCGTCGCCAACTTCTGGTTCGAAAAGCTCGGCCACGTCGTGCCCAACCAGCTGACCGGCATTGACCCGGAAAGCGTCGTCGCCGAAAACGAGCGCGACCAGGTGCGCGGCCGTGCCGTCGTCGTCAAGCGCCTCAAGCCGCTGCCGATCGAAGCCGTCGTGCGTGGCTACGTGATCGGTTCGGGCTGGAAGGACTACCAGGAAACCGGCGCCATCTGCGGCATCGCCCTGCCGGCCGGTCTCAAGATGGCCCAGAAGCTGCCGTCCCCGATCTTCACCCCGGCCACCAAGGCCGAAGTCGGCGACCACGACGAAAACGTTTCCTACGAGCAGGCCGCCGCCAACTGCGACGCCACCCTCGCCGACGCCCTCAAGGGCACCGGCAAGACCGGCGCCCAGCTCTGCGCCGAAGCGCGCGACGCCGCCATCCGCCTCTACGAGGAAGCTGCCGTCTTCGCCGCGACGCGCGGCATCATCATTGCCGATACCAAGTTCGAATTCGGCATCGACGCCGCCGGCACCCTGCACCTGATCGACGAAGCCCTGACCCCGGATTCCTCGCGTTTCTGGCCGGCCGACCAGTACGAGGAAGGCAAGAACCCGCCGTCCTACGACAAGCAATACGTCCGCGACTACCTGGAAACCCTAACCTGGGGCAAAGTCGCCCCCGGCCCGACCCTGCCAGCCGACGTCATCGCCAAGACCAGCGCCAAGTACATCGAGGCCTACGAAAAGCTGACCGGCAAGACGCTGTAA